Proteins from one Nicotiana tabacum cultivar K326 chromosome 23, ASM71507v2, whole genome shotgun sequence genomic window:
- the LOC107804949 gene encoding agamous-like MADS-box protein AGL27 yields the protein MGRKKVEIKPIKDKNSRQVTFSKRRKGLLKKAKQLSILCDVDVAAVVFSNRGRLFDFSSTNSLVEIVRRYHNHVEAEKEISGDVSDTEHSKYASFMTVGELLQTVERQLEEPDVDGLSVTDLVHLENQLQSALMQARSRKTHLMVEYIKSLQEKEKLLREENKLLEDRIAMIKKNREVNGMASDFTNRAPVRMICGQQRATLNFL from the exons ATGGGGCGGAAGAAGGTGGAAATAAAGCCAATCAAAGACAAGAACAGCAGACAAGTGACGTTTTCAAAACGGAGGAAAGGGCTCCTAAAGAAAGCCAAACAACTCTCCATTCTTTGCGACGTCGATGTCGCTGCTGTCGTCTTCTCCAATCGTGGCAGACTCTTCGATTTCTCCAGCACTAACAG CCTGGTAGAGATCGTTCGACGATATCACAACCATGTGGAAGCAGAAAAAGAGATCTCTGGAGATGTTTCTGACACAGAG CACTCTAAATATGCAAGCTTCATGACAGTGGGAGAACTGTTACAAACAGTAGAAAG GCAACTCGAGGAGCCTGATGTTGATGGTCTCAGTGTGACTGACCTTGTCCATTTGGAAAACCAACTGCAATCTGCTCTGATGCAAGCCAGATCTCGGAAG ACACATTTGATGGTTGAATATATCAAGAGTCTTCAAGAGAAG GAAAAACTGCTGAGGGAAGAAAACAAACTTCTGGAAGACAGG ATAGCTATGATCAAGAAAAACAGAGAAGTGAATGGGATGGCTTCGGATTTCACTAACCGAGCACCAGTCCGCATGATTTGTGGACAGCAGAGAGCGACGCTGAATTTCCTCTAG